The Acropora palmata chromosome 10, jaAcrPala1.3, whole genome shotgun sequence genome contains a region encoding:
- the LOC141895069 gene encoding uncharacterized protein LOC141895069 encodes MVVASTGSGKTTTVNAMINHVLGVQWKDDFRLKMIHERFSNQGAEMIGNRAHNPTQFVSCYTLPHKEGFKVPYNLTIVDTPGFGDTRGIEHDNAITEQIRRFFNTKGSAGIDHVDAICFIAQAGNPRLTPTQQDVSDRILTMFGKDIKKNILVLFTFADGQKPQALSAMQAAGILEDGNNFFKFNNSALFVANCGEDDEDNFDRMFWRMGIKSFEKFFQGLAQMELESLVLTKQVLDERAQLEVRLSALREKIELGVNKLSELQQLKRIFNQHAADINASKNFSVQEPKRVQIELETGTYTTNCLTCNFTCHFPCSIPRNKKKSGCSAMSWSESCQECPNKCHWKNHVNDQYRFETRYETVEKEYDDIKNRYDTAVEGQSQVEAVIKQVEDEFNQTNRIVLSFVAELQRGLKKLSEIALKKDPLQQVDYLDLLIESEKSQAKPGWQDRVRSLQKTRDEAVQINRLGKPGFDPWENYQEDEETHQFFQKQTEMALGGLLSQAWNTGKKAAKKVKEAVVG; translated from the coding sequence ATGGTTGTTGCGTCAACGGGCTCTGGGAAGACAACCACAGTTAATGCCATGATCAACCACGTTCTGGGAGTCCAGTGGAAGGACGACTTTCGTCTCAAGATGATCCACGAAAGGTTTAGTAACCAAGGGGCGGAAATGATCGGAAATCGAGCACACAATCCAACCCAGTTCGTATCCTGTTACACTCTACCGCACAAGGAAGGGTTCAAAGTACCTTACAACCTCACTATTGTCGACACACCTGGCTTTGGAGATACAAGAGGAATTGAGCATGACAATGCGATAACCGAACAGATCCGGAGATTCTTTAACACAAAGGGCTCAGCAGGCATTGATCACGTTGATGCCATCTGCTTCATCGCTCAAGCTGGCAATCCGAGGCTCACCCCAACGCAACAGGATGTCTCTGACAGAATCCTGACCATGTTTGGAAAAGATATCAAGAAGAATATCTTAGTGCTCTTTACCTTTGCTGATGGTCAAAAGCCTCAAGCCCTGTCGGCAATGCAAGCAGCCGGAATCCTAGAAGATGGTAACAACTtcttcaagtttaacaacagCGCCCTATTTGTGGCTAACTGTGGTGAAGATGACGAAGACAACTTCGACAGAATGTTTTGGAGAATGGGAATCAAGAGTTTCGAGAAGTTCTTTCAAGGCTTAGCCCAGATGGAACTAGAAAGTCTTGTCCTCACCAAGCAGGTGTTAGACGAAAGAGCTCAGCTGGAAGTTCGACTCAGTGCTTTGAGGGAGAAGATTGAGCTTGGAGTAAACAAGCTGAGCGAACTGCAACAGTTAAAGAGGATATTCAATCAACATGCAGCCGACATTAACGCCAGCAAGAACTTCTCTGTTCAAGAACCAAAACGTGTCCAAATAGAGCTTGAAACTGGTACGTATACTACCAACTGCTTGACTTGCAACTTCACTTGCCATTTTCCATGTTCAAttccaagaaataaaaaaaaatctggaTGTTCTGCCATGTCATGGAGTGAAAGTTGCCAGGAATGCCCAAACAAATGTCACTGGAAAAATCACGTGAATGACCAATACCGCTTTGAAACCCGGTATGAAACCGTGGAAAAGGAATATGACGATATTAAAAACAGGTACGATACAGCGGTTGAAGGCCAGAGCCAGGTAGAAGCTGTGATCAAGCAAGTCGAAGATGAATTCAATCAAACCAATCGCATTGTGTTGAGCTTTGTCGCCGAATTGCAACGTGGTCTGAAGAAGCTGTCAGAAATTGCCCTTAAAAAGGACCCACTACAACAAGTGGACTACTTGGATCTTCTCATAGAATCCGAGAAATCACAAGCAAAACCTGGCTGGCAAGATCGTGTAAGATCGTTGCAGAAAACAAGGGATGAAGCAGTGCAAATAAATCGTCTTGGAAAGCCTGGATTCGACCCATGGGAAAATTATCAAGAGGACGAGGAAACTCATCAGTTCTTTCAGAAGCAAACCGAGATGGCTCTTGGAGGATTACTGAGTCAAGCTTGGAACACAGGAAAGAAAGCAGcaaagaaagtaaaagaaGCTGTCGTGGGCTGA